Part of the Lolium rigidum isolate FL_2022 chromosome 6, APGP_CSIRO_Lrig_0.1, whole genome shotgun sequence genome, aggaggacgacatcTAACTCCCAATTAtgcattagtttgtggaataaaatGTTTCTTATTCAATTTTCTATGTATTTATTTATAATTTTAATTAAAAACATCTATCGGGGCCGTCGTTTTaggggcgccggtgtggaaacagctccccaaatagaggatgcagtgccgacgcccctgccggcgcctatttgggggctaccgGTGGAGTTGCTCTAACTGGTTCGCgtcacaaaatattctcggaatttagtTAAAGTCAAAATTTGTAAAGTTTGATCGATGTATAGAAATAAATATTACTAAtatctactacctccgtttcaaagaataatgtcaaaatttgacaaattgagcaataaaatcttgattatattatatgtaattagtatcattggattcgtattgaaaaaaactttttaatgatactaatttcatacaaacaatatttatctatttaaagtaattcttggtcaaataaaaaacacgtaaaacaagGACACTTTATTCCTTGAAACAatgtttatctatttaaagtaattcctGGTCAAATAAAAAACACGTGAAACGAGGATGTCTTATTCCTCGAAACAGAGGTAGTATAACATTATTTTTTGCGGGAACATTAACTCTATGttattaaaaccatcagaaaataCATATGCATTTGATATTCTAGAAGTCATATTTTTCATGTATAGTTAGTTGAATTTGACCAAAACTAAAATTAGAAAGAAAGGAGTACTATTCGCATATTGTTTTTTCTTTTATTGCATATAATTGGTCAAACTTAATTTGGGACGAGGGGAAGTAGTAACACATACAACCAGTTAAATGTTAAATTTGCTTCTGCACATGCTGAGTTAATTCCAGAAGCATGCTACTAAATAAATCCTAATTTAGAAATAAGCTGCTTTCAGCTTAATGAAATATTTAGGACAAAAAAGTTATTTTGCTTTGGTTGGGGTGCGCCACACCCGGGCTGTAGTGCAACGCCCGGGGAACACCTGAGGACCCCAGTGGCAAGCCACTGTGGTGGGCCCTCCCccacaaaaaataaatttaatatcgTTGTGGACACATGGCCCACATATCAGAtattaaactgataagaacagatactacacTTGATCTTAGCCAAAAGGCCGAGAAAGGTATGAATTGGAACGGAGCCCTGCCCCTTCTTTTATACTCGCTCGACCCTGCTCCGCGCAGCTGCGCTAGCGATGTGGGACTAATCGAACGGGGACGGGTCTTGCGCAACCTTTTCGTCTGCGCATCGGTATCGTTTGGGCGCAGAAGCCCAAAAAAAGATAGGAAGCCTCAAAGCCCATATGGTCGAACGGCCGAGTAATATGGCTCCAGGCCTCCAGCGCAGAAAGGAGTCGTCTGTGTCCCTagacaagaagaaaaaaaaaagacgcaTCTTCTCTGTTTTGTTCACCTATGATTTCTGCCGTTCTTGTACTCCGTAACTTATCCTACGCATCGACAAGGAAAAACTAACTAATCGTGCAGAAGTTTGTGTCGATCAGTCAATGATGGTTGCTGACCCTACAGCAAAGCGATTCACAGCCATGTTATCAGAATGCGCTTCTTTTTTCTAGAGGTTGTAAACTTGTTGTAAATTGTAATCACAGCTGAATGACAGAAAAACATGAGTGAAACCTGCAAGTTCAGCAGCAGGTTAATGCCTTGAAAGGCCACCGACATTTCATCAAGATTCAGAAAGTATCGCGCATATGCAACACAACAGATAAATAGAGCCATCAAATGGCTCCGTGTCTACCAAGGAGACTACTGTCAGGACACTAAACTATAGCAGTATATATGACACTGATTGCAGAGCAGCCATTAGGGATGATGCATCCCTTGCCTCAAAGAGATATTTCCTGTAGATTTTTGGCCCATTACAATTAGAATTATGGGGGGGTCATTGCCAATAGAGTAGAGACCCCTTAATTACAGCTGATACTGTTAGAACTTGCGGGCGAAAATATGCCACAAGTTGAAAATGTTTATCATGCCCCGTCATTTGGGTTCCAATAGAAGTCATTTCTTTCTGTCGAGTAACCATATGGAAGATGAGGTCCATAAACAACATTGCCATTCAAAAATGTCATCTGGTGGTCCACTTGTGACATTGCCTGGTAAGCGTTTGGAACATTAGCTTGAACTGTGTTGTTTTGAACTGAGTAGATATTCGTATCAACCTCCTTTGCCCTGGCACGGGCAGTCCGTTTGTTTTCCACAGGACTCTCTGCACTCAGTCTACCCATTTGCTGCTGGATTTCATTCAGCGGATTACAGGCTAATTTTGATTTTGCACTCTTCTTTGCATCTGAAGACTTGAATTCAAGCCGGTATAAGGCAAAGGCGTCACAATCATTGATCTCATATTCATAGAGGTGCCATTCATAGCTGCTGGATGGTTGTGGATCCATGTAATAGGATCTCTTCAGACCCCCAAACTCTTTCATCACCTGCTTCCTGGATTCATGCCAACCACGGCCGTTATAATCTGGCAATGACCTTTGCTTCCGGCTACCACTGTGAAACGCTGTTCTTGGTTTGTCAAAGAAAAGCCATTCTCTAATAGATTCACCTTCGAAAATGTAAAGATCAAAAAGTTCTGCAATGATACAATGGACCAACAGTTAGAACGTACTTATCAGTACCAATACAGGTGTAAAAACGTGAGTTATGCAGCAACAGCTTACCAGGTGCATTCCAAGGGGACTTTGTAGTTGCAGCCCCTTCACAAACAGGAATACCGACTTGCTTTCCTAGGGTTTTTGCACCAAGAGCAGCAAACAAAGGGCCATCTTTTAGATCAATGCCTCTGGGACGGATCACAGGCATTGTGCCTGGAGGGCCCTCTTCCTTCACAGCCAATTCAGCATGATACATGCTGCAATAATCTTGCCATCTTTCCGATCCTTGAGCAGGCCGAGGGCAGTCCCAGAGAGCGCATTTTGGCCGGAGGAATGCAGCAGGTTCTGGAGACATTGTTGTGAGCAAGTCTGACATGTGATGGAAAACATCTCCAGCACTCTGCCCATAGTTGTTCATATCAAGATACGCATTAGGGGGTAACTCTTGTTGAAAATTGAACTGTGGATATTCCTGGTGACATATTCCTTCCAGGTTATTGAGGATTTCTGGATTGGATCCAGGAAGGTTTATCTTGTAATCATCGTCATACAGAAAATCCTCAACGGTAAGTTCCTGGTTCACATAGTACATCTGGAAGGACATGGAAGATGTTCGTTAAATTAGCTCAGTCCATCGGAAGTAAAATTGAAGAAATGTAAGTGACAGAAAGATAAATTGACAAGCAACATTCATGAACGCGGTCAGCTTCTAGAATAACCATTCATTGCATGGAGCATCCAAACACCAGGCGCCGGGCCTACACAAGACCTAACGTAGAAAGCATAGAACAGTGGCAGCTGTTCCGAATAATGCAAGATGGATTGATGATTCCCTTCTCCAGGACATTACTATCCTATGTCGCAGGTAGCACACATGACTAATTCCAGGGCTAAGGGATAAGATTGTGTGGCGCCTCACCCTGCGCAGCAAGTACACAACAAAATAGATGTATAAGATGAAGTTATTTGGTTCTATTCAAACAAAACCAAAATCACATCAGGCGGCCATGGTACAATTAAAGGGAATTTTCTACATTTGGTAGCTCGTGCGAAGAAGGATCTTGACATCTGATACTTTTGCAAAAGAAGTGCCACAATGAGTACTTCTCCCCGCTGTGTCGCAGATTTCTGGAAATTGCCACCCTTTGTGAGTGAAGCTTGGTAAGTCAAGATTGGCAGTGGGGTTTTACAATCAGGGTCACCAGGATTCAGTCTGGACATCTGGGATTGGGAACTTGATCCTCTTGCGGCGCATGAGTAGCAGATAGAGGCGGTCTAAAAAGGGAAAGTCTGGCGACCTTACAATACAGGATATTTGGACAGAAAGAAGCTGGAGAGTTCTTCAAAACAAGAAACCTCTATGCAAGATCTTCTATCGTGCCTAAGATGGGAGACAGAAAGCTGGAATCCTGCGGGTACCTTTACCTCTGAAATATAGCCTTCGGTGATTTGATTTGATCAGCTACTAGACACAGTAACTGTGGGTGTAACGTTACTCGAGGGCTGAAGCTGTTCCTTATCCATGTAGACCTTCTCGTTGCTTTTGGTTTGCAGTTTTTCCTACCCATAACAAACTTAAGTAGTAACTACTACTACTTCAACAAAAACTTTGACCTGTGCTTATTGCATGTGCCCTGATGCTGAAATTTACCATAAAGCAGTAAATATCAAAAGAATAAAAACATCAGCAGGAGCCTTTACGATGCTAAGGAGGCACATAAACTGCAGAAAAGGAAATCAAAGTGGATAATATCCaaattaaaaaggaaaacaaagcaTCCCTACACCATAGGATACTTGAAGGTCTACGTCTTTTCCTCCAAACACACTACAAATCATCGGAACAGAACTAAACAATCATATCCCACCAATACATGCACCAATAATTGTCTGCACTAAACCCAATGGCAGAAGCAATCATGAACAATTTCAGGTAACTCCAGCTACGCAATTCTTGAATAAGAAAGCAAAGTATTCATGTGCACCATCGGAAGGCTTTTGTTTTCTTCTCCATGTGTCTTTGCACACTAAAGTACATTATGAACCAGTTTAACTAACCAGCATTTAGATCCCAACTATAAAAGCAACCTTCGATGATATCAGGTTATAATCGTAATTTACTAAAGCCATATGGAGCCAGTAGTCTGGCTAAATGGAGCATGGATCATAGGATCAGACCTACAGCTCAGCGGCTCTGTGGTATGCACGAATCTATAAAATCAtgacccattttgaaaaaaaactgGGCTAATTACTGGAAACCAACAATGGTGGAATAAAAATAAATGTAGATTCTAGTTGTCGTTCAACTTATATTTCCTGGAGGACATTCCGACAATTCCGTTAGCACCTTTGGCAACAAATAGAAACCAAACAAGGAAAATTAGTTCACGTGCATCAAACATAAGCACTGAACTTATCTCAATACGTGGCAACCGATATCTCCAACCTTTCATGAACAAGATAAACACACACATATTGGTACCTTTATTAGAAATAACATGCTGTTTGATGTGAGGATTGAAGTCCTTAAAATTTCCTGAACCATCAGACGCATAACCAAGGAAATAAAAGTCCATAACTTGAACTCAAGTTTCCAATAATACACAATGACTGAtctcaaaaataaaaatacaaaatgacTTGTACTGGTGCCTCCCATTATTCCTAGTTCACATTAAACTACCTCTCAATTGCAGTTTTCCCCTCAAGGGCCTCAGGTGCAGATAATAGCTGGGTGGCTGTTACACTACCAAAGGGTGGTACAATGGTGGAGTTTAGTGCCTTGCTATGTTTACCCTTAGTTCAAAGGTGAAATGTATTGCGAAATAACCGAAAATATACTCTTAAGCTATGAATTTGACCACAGAAGCCCAAGATGCTTGTACGGACACGATTTAACTGATGGCATCGAAGATGACTACTACTTATGAAACATAACTACATAAGTTGGACAAAGGAAAGGATAACTGTAATCATGTAACTCATGAAGCGAGATATTGTCCATTATGGTTGAAAAGCACAGATTTCTACCTTAAAATAAAGTGATAAGCCAACTAGATAAGAAATAATAGGATTGATATCACTGAAATAAAATTAGCTACAGGAGCCAAATCACAAAAGGCACTAGAAGAAAAAGGCCCACAAGTACCCCAAGCCTCAACGAAGCGATTTCTCCATATCGGTGTTGCATCACAATCACACCTTAAATGTTCGTCCCAACTTGCAACATTCCTTAGATTATACAGAAAATGCTAATTATATCCCCGAACTGAATGCACCTAGCTAGATCGATATGCACATCCTCTACAGATGTTCATATTAATCTGAAATCGTATGTTCCTAACTTTAATCAGCTGATGAGGATAGATAATCCATGCCAGCATTCCCCACAAAGGTAGAAGGAAATGCAGAAAACCACATCAAATGACCAACTGGATGGGAAGGGAAAGTTGGTACCATGCCACACTATGTAGAACTAAAAGCACGCAACTATACTAGAGACATCCAACGATCACACAGTCACACTCAACCACAAAGCCGGACTAACTACCTAGAGGAGAGACCTTGGTGAGTTGGTGGGCTACAAAAGCAACCATAGGTTTCGTGGTAGCGATATAGATCAACTCAACCATAACCATTCTGCCAAGCCAATAATGGAGATTGAGATTTCCTTGAGGAAACTATCGCTGCACTACCTGATCGTGGAACACGGCAGTAGCAGGAGGCAGCACTCCTCCACCAGCGGCGATAGCTCCCTGGGCCTGAGGCAGCGAGTGCGCCACCGTCACGGGATCCGCAACCGGCTCCTCGTTGGGCTCCGGCTTCATGTCCTCCTGGCCCCCCTGCTCGTGCTTGAGGGCGTGGTTCGCGGGGGGCGGGGGCTGCTGCTCGACGAGCCTGCTGgtggcgtcgtcctcctcctcctcctcctcggccttggCCAGCTGCAGCTGCCGCGGCGCCCCGGGCGGCGGATCCGACGGCTCCCGGTTGTTGCCCTGCCGCCGCCCACCACAGCCACCGGATCAAACACTATAATagtacaaacaaaacaaaaagtgaAGAGGGTGAAGGGGAGGGGGAACCTGGAGGGAGGAGGCGGGGGAGGGGACGCTGAGCTCGGCGCGCCACTCGCGGAGCATCTGGTGGAGCTGCTCCTCGAGGACGACGGCGTCGGTGGAGCGCGCCTCCTTGCGCGCGTACTGGAGGCCGGAGAACATGTCCTGCAGGTCGTCGACGCGGGTCTTGGCCCGCGCCCGGAACTGCTGGTGCCGCGCCGACCCCGACCGCGACGGCCCCTTCCGCATCGCCGCCCGATCGATCGGCGGCGGAGTGGAGTCGTGCGTCGTCTTCGCTCCTCTTCCGGCTCCGGTCCGCCCTTTGCGGCTTTGCGGCAGGAGAGAGATGCTGGTGTATTTTTCGCGTGCGTGCTGCCACTTTGCTGGGTCGGCTCGGAAAGAAAAGCGACGGCCGCGGCAAAAAGGGGGCGGCGGGGGCCCACCGGAGCAGATAGGCAGGAATCCAGGACTCGTCAAAGTCGAAAGCGAGCGTCGTGCAGTAACAGTAGTCTCCCTGTGCTCTTCCATTCTTCTTCTTTGGCTACTAAAATAATTTAGCTCACCGTCGTTGTGTGTTTACACATCGTCGTCTCCCAGGCAGCGATCCTTGACCCTCGTCGTGTCTCGGCGATCAGATTCGTCTTGGATCGTTGCTCTTTTTTCTCGTCTGGTGGCTTTGTCGAGCGATCAAGGACGATGGAGGTAGGCACTTGAAAGATTCTTGATGTCTCCAACCCTTCATGACGTTACAAACTTACAGTGATCGAGTTTTGATGATATTTGTAGATGAAGGAAAACAACAAGATAAATGATGGTATCTGGAGGGTATCATGAGCGTCCGAGAAAACAAGCCTCGATATAATTGATGCATGTCTTTCcttttgttattattattgtGGGTTACAGATTGTCGACTATATATAGTGTCGCATCCATTTTAATTTGAGATGTTCTTTAGCCTAACACCACCAAGTGTTCTGCACTAAATTGCAAAGTTGGATTGCGGGAGTATGAAATATATGAATAAAAACGCGATCAAAACCATAGAAAAAAGAGGTAAACATTATATATTTTGCATTTAGATGGTGCACAAACAAACATAGCAGTATGAAAAAGGGTGCGATGTTTGAGCAAGAGTTGAGTTTCCTATGGAATCAAGTCAATAGGTATTGCATTCAAGTCAAACTTGGATGCTCCGACCCTAGGATCAAAAGGATGCATAGGGAAATTGCTTGCCAATTTGAATACTTTAAGGCATCCTTTGATTCATATCACTTTACAGAAAACAATATAGGAATAAGATTCCTATAGGAAGTTGCACTATAGCGGCATTTGATTCAATACACGAAGAAAATTGAAGAATTTTCCCTTTGTAATAAGAACTCACAAGCAAAAAATATGGAAAAGAAACAATCCAGTCAAACAAAGATACCTACCAAGATCATAGAACCCAAAGATTCATGAAATCTCTCCTGACAAGTGGTCCTTTGTACATCGTCTCTATCTAAAAAAACAAAGTGTTCTTTCACATTATTATTTctcttgagcttggagtttgttttcCTCCTAAAATGAACTAAACTTCAGAGGGCAAACAAATGATCGAACTACCATTTTCTTTTGAACTACCATCTACCCTTTCCATTCCGGTTTAGAAGACACGCATACATTTTGGGTCCAACTTTGATAAACAGCTTCGGGTTTACAAGTTCTCGTATGCATTTGAGGCTAACTAGTTGATCGATAAAACCTTAATCCTCTGTGTGACCCATAGCATTTCATAATTATCATGGTGTATTTTTTATGTTAAAAGTCTAAGATATGTGCGGGCCTGAAAAACGAACGGGATGAGTAAGGCGCACTTCCGATCAGTGGCGGAGATTAGTGCATGTCAGgggggccaccccccccccccatgattTGCACATGCAccgaagaattttttttttgaagagccTAAATTATGGATTTTTGAGTATTTTGCCCCCCATGAACTCATGAATTTCATTTTGCCCCCCAGCAACTTccaccaagctccgccactgcttccGATGGCTTGGATAATTAATTTGAGAGGCCCCTCCCTGAGTATAAAACAATCTTTCCTCGAGTAACATTCAACCTTTTGTAGGTAATCACCGTAGCAACAAGCATGGAGACTAGAGCGTAGTGTTACTAAAAAGAATCCTAGAGATCACGATGGAGGAGTCCAACCCAGAACAtgcaatttttcacccatgttgctGATGACGAGGGCGCTGAACTTATGGTGTGCTGACAAGGCCTGCTGCTTGCTAAAGATAGTCCGTTATGGCGAGTGGTGCTGGATACGGATATCTCTGGGTTGCAACAAAGCTAGGAAATGAGGAATGAGATATATAGGTATTTCTATGACTAGCAAAAGAACCTTGTATGGATGTTTGGGTGATTCAATATAATCGCAGCACATTTTCTAAAAAAGAAAATCCTAGAGCCGTGGAAAGACGGATCGACGGTCGCGATCTGTCCATTCACCGGCACCGCCACCCCCTGGCTGTGAGCCGGACACATCGCGCCCACCTCGCCCATCCGTCCCCCGTCGCGGCGTGCCCGCAGCCCGCTCGAGCCACGTCTGCCCGCATGACGACACGCTAAGCCTCACTTCCGCTGTCCCCACATGTCATGCTCACCAACATACTTAACCCTCTCTCGTCTCCCTACCTCCCTCGTCTCCTTCTCAATCTCCGGTCTCCCTGCCGACCGAGGAGGGCGTCGCCATTGTCGCCTCTCACTCGCTCATCACTAGGGCCTAGGATCTCGCCGCGATGTGGTGGAGGGCGGTGGCCAGGGCTCGCCGGCGGATCGCGGGGACGCGGCCGGCGTccacggcggcgggggcgggggcgggggcggagaGGATCAGCCGCGCCGTGGTCGTGCCGCGGTTCGGCGGGCCCGAGGTGCTGGAGCTGAGGCAGGGGGTGCCCGTCCCCGATCTGAAGCCCGGGGAGGTGCTCGTGCGCGCGCGCGCCGTCTCCATCAACCCCCTCGACCTGCGAGTGAGCACTCCATTTTGGATACCCCCTCCCCGCCCCTACCTTGGGATTTAATGTGGCGAAATATTGTTCACAATATTTTTTTGTTTCTGAAATATTATTCACAAATATTTTTTGTTTCTGAAATGTTGGGGATTGAGATTAGCTTTGAGGTGGTGCTGGAGCTCTTtaattggaaaatatgagaataaCTTGGACCGTTGGGCGTCTGGTTTACCTGAACCTAACACATTTTGGGAAAAAAAAATCCATCATGGCATTTGCTACTGAACAGAGTGAGGATTACTGCTACGTGAATGAAAGATATAGTATAATATGTACATTGGACTTATATATAACTGTTGTTTTCCAAAAGACATATATTGTGTGCTCTGTCTATCAGAAAATGTCCTGTTAGAAGCCTGAAATTTAGTAAACAGTCAGATAGACTGGCGCCGAAATAAAATTAGTTATACTGCAAATGAGACGTGTTATTCTCTTCTCAGAATAATGAACCCGCTTTCAATTGTTTGGGTGTTTACTTGCTAAAAGGTATTATCTATCTGCAGATGCGTTCTGGTTATGGCCGCTGCATATTCGAGCCACTCCTACCTCTGATCATTGGCCGGGACATCAGTGGAGAAGTTGCAGCTACAGGGACCTCGGTGTCGTCATTTTCCATTGGGCAGGAAGTGTATGGTGCATTGCATCCAACAGCTATCAGAGGGACATGCGCTGATTATGCGATTCTTTCGCAGGATGAGATTACTCCTAAACCATCTACGCTCACCCACGTGGTAGGAGTTCTTGGAATAATTTCCTTTCCATCCTAGCATTCCTTCAAAAGTCTAATTTCAGGAATATTCGGTTTTTTCACCTAGATTACTCAACATTCCACTATGATATTTTCAGTTTCTAATATATAGAAGTTATCCATTTCAAGGATGTACAATGTGATAGTTTGAGCAACGAGTCAGTGTTATTTCTTATGTGTAGTATTGGAGAGAAGAATATTCTTCTTTCTTAAGTTGATTACTGAAGGCTTAGTTTTTTGTTCACGTTGTTTGCTTGTCAAAAAGGCTACTTACAAGTTGCTAGACCTTTTTTTTATATCACAGGAGGCTAGTGCAATTCCGTTTGCTGCGTTGACTGCATGGCGTGCTTTACATGGTACTGCTGGAATTTCTGAAGGGTATGTCCTGTTATACTGCTCAGTTTATTTTTTTAAGATGTTATACTCCTCAGTTTGGTAGCAGACAGGAAGGTGCCTTTATTGCTGTTTCCTACAGTTTGGTTGACTTACTGAAAAAGTGAAAATCTAGAATTGGCTCTGCTAGTTATATTTTCAGTTTATGCAACAAATATTCACAATTTATATGCAATAGGTTGATTTATTATTTGTGCTGAATTTCTGTGGCAGTTATATTTGGCTCCTCCTGTTTTGCGTATTCAGAAGCCAGCCATAAGCATGCTACTTTCAAAAGTTTATTCATGGAAAATTTAGGAATATTTGCAATTGTTTGTTACATTTTGCGTTACACTTCTTTTCGGCTTCTATTACAGTAGCTCTGCAGGAAGCCAGCTGAAGTTCCTTTTGATCGTTCTGAAAACCAATCTGTTAGTTAGGCCAACTGCATGTGCTCAAGCTTGTCATTGTCAGCATTACCATCTATATTTTATTGAGTGCAAGCATCTGTAAGTTATTTTGTCTATTCATATGAACTGAATGCAATCAATTTCTGATTTAGACAAAGAGTGCTTGTgattggcggaggaggagcggttgGGCTATCGGCTGTTCAGCTTGCAGTAGCAGCAGGGTGTAGTGTTTCTGCTACCTGTGGAGCCCAAAGTATTGAGCAAGTTTTGGCGGCTGGTGCTGAAAAAGCTATTGATTACACCACTGAGGTGAAAATCCTTCAGAAGTCAGAACTCTTGACCTTATATTTATTTACCATAACGATGTAGTGAAGCTATTGATCTTCAGTATTTTGACCTCCTCAACATAGGCAAGTCATCGTGTCACTGTAGTTTTtgttgtgtgagccaataagttCATGCATAAATGGAGAAAAGGGAAGTCAGAATCACCTATTTCCCTGTCCAGTTTGATCCATAGTGCTGAACTGCTGAACACAAAGAAGTGCTTGGTTTTGTGTatcatcatcttttttttttggtgcTGAATCTCCCATTTCTCTTACGAGGCTACAGAGTTGCAATACTACATTTGCAATTTAGCAGGATGTGGCTTTACTTGGGTTTAGTGCTACTGCTATTTCTTGGCCATACTGTTGGAGTCTTGGTGCCCACTGCCCAGTAGTTCTTTGTGTAGCCTTGAGATATTGTCAACTCCATCTGTCTACGTAATCTGATATATAAGTATGAGTGACATAAGATTGGAATTCCTTAGCTATTCTCCCTAGCTGACAAACCAGTTAAGAACTTTGTGTCAGGGGCAAGAATCTTGTCTGCAGTTTGATGAAATTATTAAGCCAGCGCTACCCATATATGTTGAGTTTCTTTTCAAGAAATTCCCTACCCTTGAATACTATTTTCTTATATTGTTCATGTTTTATGTTGTACATCACAGGATACTGAATCAGCAGTTACCGGAAAGTTTGATGCTGTGTTAGATACTATAGGAGTACCTGAAACTGAAAGAAGCGGCATTAATCTTCTGAGGAGAGGTGGACATTATATGACCCTTCAGGTAATCAATCTGCAATGCTCAATTTTTCTGCGTTTTTCCTTCGTTTCTCCTTTCCTGAATGTTTTTCTTTTTACGTGATTAGGGAGAAGCAGCTGCACTAGCAGACAGATACGGATTAATTGTGGGACTTCCTGCTGCTACTGCTGCTTTACTAAACAAACAGATGCAGTATCGTTGTTCTCATGGAATAGGTAAAGAGCTTTTTGCAATACATATTTTGATCAATCCGAATAATTTGTTTTCAGAACTTGTGATGTCTGATGGCTATAAAACCGTTGAGGCCATCAATCCCAACGAATAAGCAGATTGCTGCCAACTAGAACTTGGTAGTAATGGGCCAGGAAAATGCTGTTTTAGCAAGAAAAGAAAGCTGACAAGAAATTAAAAATGCTTTCTTTTGTCGAGTTACAAAGACAACCAGGATTTGGTTGTGCATCATTGCATGACTGTGTGCATATGCATCTTCGTTTTTCAATGATCCATAGGTGTCACTCTTCATGATTTGCCATGTTTTTTTATGAGTGCAATACTTTAGAGAAGCCTTTTAGCTACAAGTCTAGGTAGCATACATACCATAATTTATGTAAGATTTTCTTAACTCGTGTTGTTCCCATCCAATTTTCAGAATATTGTTGGACTTACATGAGAGCTGACCCTGAAGGTCTTCATGAGATCCAGAGGCTGTCTGGAGCTGGAAAATTACAGATACCCGTGGAGAAGACGTTTCCTATCAGTCAAGTAAAAGCAGCTCATGAGGCCAAGGAGAAAAGACTGGTGCCTGGCAAGGTGGTTCTAGAGTTCGACTAGCGTTAACAGGATTTTGCCCGACAGACACAGAAGGACTGAACGTATCTTAATTGTATGAAGTTTTTTTGTTCTTTGAAATTTAAGCCGCTTTGATGCTCTAAATTTTCTTGTTCTCTAGATCCAGGTCATCATATCAGAATTTAGTGTAAATGCAGTAAATAATGATGTGCAATACGGAAAGACTTGTTTCAAAGTATCACGGTCATATTTCAGATGCATTTTTTTCTCCTTCAGTCGGAATACGTTTGAACTTTAGACATAAAGGTGG contains:
- the LOC124660567 gene encoding transcription factor VOZ1-like; amino-acid sequence: MRKGPSRSGSARHQQFRARAKTRVDDLQDMFSGLQYARKEARSTDAVVLEEQLHQMLREWRAELSVPSPASSLQGNNREPSDPPPGAPRQLQLAKAEEEEEEDDATSRLVEQQPPPPANHALKHEQGGQEDMKPEPNEEPVADPVTVAHSLPQAQGAIAAGGGVLPPATAVFHDQMYYVNQELTVEDFLYDDDYKINLPGSNPEILNNLEGICHQEYPQFNFQQELPPNAYLDMNNYGQSAGDVFHHMSDLLTTMSPEPAAFLRPKCALWDCPRPAQGSERWQDYCSMYHAELAVKEEGPPGTMPVIRPRGIDLKDGPLFAALGAKTLGKQVGIPVCEGAATTKSPWNAPELFDLYIFEGESIREWLFFDKPRTAFHSGSRKQRSLPDYNGRGWHESRKQVMKEFGGLKRSYYMDPQPSSSYEWHLYEYEINDCDAFALYRLEFKSSDAKKSAKSKLACNPLNEIQQQMGRLSAESPVENKRTARARAKEVDTNIYSVQNNTVQANVPNAYQAMSQVDHQMTFLNGNVVYGPHLPYGYSTERNDFYWNPNDGA
- the LOC124660787 gene encoding reticulon-4-interacting protein 1, mitochondrial; translated protein: MWWRAVARARRRIAGTRPASTAAGAGAGAERISRAVVVPRFGGPEVLELRQGVPVPDLKPGEVLVRARAVSINPLDLRMRSGYGRCIFEPLLPLIIGRDISGEVAATGTSVSSFSIGQEVYGALHPTAIRGTCADYAILSQDEITPKPSTLTHVEASAIPFAALTAWRALHGTAGISEGQRVLVIGGGGAVGLSAVQLAVAAGCSVSATCGAQSIEQVLAAGAEKAIDYTTEDTESAVTGKFDAVLDTIGVPETERSGINLLRRGGHYMTLQGEAAALADRYGLIVGLPAATAALLNKQMQYRCSHGIEYCWTYMRADPEGLHEIQRLSGAGKLQIPVEKTFPISQVKAAHEAKEKRLVPGKVVLEFD